Part of the Porites lutea chromosome 14, jaPorLute2.1, whole genome shotgun sequence genome, aaaaaaggataGAGAAAAAAAGCCAGAAATATGTCTATTATGGAATATAATGGCGCCGCCATCATAGCGATGGTTGGCAAAGATTGCGTGGCCATTGCGGCAGATCGTCGTTTGGGAATCCAAGCACAGACATTGtcttgcgattttcagaaagttttCCAGATGGGAGATAAGCTGTTTCTTGGTCTTCCTGGCTTGGCTACCGACGTTCAGACCGTATCTAACCGTCTATCGTTTCGGAAGAACTTATACGAACTACGGGAGAACCGCCAGATCAAGCCTAAAACCTTCATGAGCATGGTATCCAACTTGCTCTACGAAAGGAGATTCGGTCCGTATTTCGTGGAACCTGTAATCGCTGGATTAGACCCGAAGACTAACGAGCCTTACATCGCTGCGTTGGATCTGATCGGATGCCCCATGGAGACGAAGGATTTCGTGGTAAGCGGAACCTGCTCAGAGCAGATGTATGGAATGTGTGAATCACTTTGGGAGCCGGACTTGGAACC contains:
- the LOC140924474 gene encoding proteasome subunit beta type-3-like, producing MSIMEYNGAAIIAMVGKDCVAIAADRRLGIQAQTLSCDFQKVFQMGDKLFLGLPGLATDVQTVSNRLSFRKNLYELRENRQIKPKTFMSMVSNLLYERRFGPYFVEPVIAGLDPKTNEPYIAALDLIGCPMETKDFVVSGTCSEQMYGMCESLWEPDLEPDDLFETISQALMNAVDRDAVSGWGGIVHVIEKDKVTTRTLKARMD